The following are encoded in a window of Panicum virgatum strain AP13 chromosome 5N, P.virgatum_v5, whole genome shotgun sequence genomic DNA:
- the LOC120672286 gene encoding probable receptor-like protein kinase At5g18500 isoform X1 — protein sequence MSSPRASPTLKDHLSAPTGPLHLKVWEVVCIALGVFMVVVFFVAVWLTIRSKKRVRRASANIPITQIPAISKEIKEVRVEQVPASDFAAHDGVLMTIQDKSSDRDSDKVMAHLGVSKSRRGDESHSGSFRYMDKDAGFQSAEEGGSGTFRQASAHAITAPSPLVGLPEFSYLGWGHWFTLRDLELATNRFSKDNIIGEGGYGVVYRGQLINGSPVAVKKLLNNLGQAEKEFRVEVEAIGHVRHKNLVRLLGYCVEGTQRMLVYEYVNNGNLEQWLHGAMSQRGSLTWEARIKILLGTAKALAYLHEAIEPKVVHRDIKSSNILIDDEFESKVSDFGLAKLLGAGKSHVTTRVMGTFGYVAPEYANTGLLNEKSDIYSFGVVLLEAITGRDPVDYGRPANEVNLVDWLKMMVASRRSEEVVDPTIETRPSTRALKRALLTALRCVDPDSEKRPKMGQVVRMLESDDPIRRGDRRSKHHRGGSTEMDSQRDNNSDTEKSDNPDSKPSRSTASSSK from the exons ATGTCGTCGCCTAGGGCCTCCCCTACTCTGAAGGATCATCTCTCTGCGCCCACAGGCCCCTTGCATCTCAAAGTATGGGAGGTCGTATGCATTGCCCTAGGAGTTTTCATGGTGGTCGTCTTCTTTGTTGCTGTGTGGCTTACAATCCGGAGTAAGAAAAGGGTAAGACGGGCCTCCGCGAATATCCCGATCACCCAAATTCCAGCGATTTCCAAGGAAATCAAGGAGGTGAGGGTGGAGCAAGTGCCAGCAAGCGACTTCGCAGCCCATGATGGGGTCCTCATGACGATCCAAGACAAGTCTAGCGACCGGGATTCAGACAAGGTCATGGCCCATCTGGGTGTTAGCAAATCGAGGCGTGGTGATGAGAGCCACTCAGGGTCGTTCCGCTACATGGACAAGGATGCAGGATTCCAATCAGCCGAGGAAGGGGGCTCAGGGACGTTCCGTCAGGCTTCAGCTCATGCAATAACTGCCCCTTCACCTCTGGTTGGTCTGCCAGAGTTCTCATACCTTGGTTGGGGTCATTGGTTCACACTGAGGGATCTGGAACTTGCTACCAATCGCTTTTCAAAGGACAACATTATCGGCGAGGGTGGATATGGTGTAGTTTATCGTGGCCAGCTAATCAATGGTTCTCCTGTCGCTGTCAAAAAGCTTCTCAATAACCT AGGTCAAGCTgagaaggaattcagagtagaAGTTGAGGCTATTGGTCATGTTCGCCACAAGAATTTGGTCCGGCTTCTGGGTTATTGTGTGGAGGGTACTCAAAG GATGCTTGTCTATGAGTATGTGAACAATGGTAACCTAGAGCAATGGCTTCATGGAGCTATGAGTCAGCGTGGCTCCCTTACATGGGAGGCCCGAATAAAGATTCTTCTTGGAACAGCTAAAGC GCTTGCGTACTTGCACGAGGCGATTGAACCTAAAGTTGTGCACCGCGATATCAAATCCAGCAATATTTTGATTGATGATGAGTTTGAGTCCAAAGTATCAGATTTTGGTTTAGCCAAGCTTCTCGGTGCTGGAAAGAGTCATGTCACCACTAGGGTTATGGGAACCTTTGG GTACGTGGCGCCAGAGTATGCAAATACTGGACTCCTGAACGAGAAGAGTGACATTTACAGCTTCGGAGTTGTTCTCCTAGAAGCGATTACAGGAAGGGATCCTGTTGACTATGGTCGCCCAGCAAATGAG GTGAATCTGGTTGACTGGCTGAAAATGATGGTTGCTAGCAGGCGGTCAGAGGAGGTAGTTGATCCCACCATAGAGACACGGCCTTCGACGAGAGCTCTCAAACGTGCACTGTTGACTGCTCTGAGGTGTGTGGATCCAGATTCAGAGAAGAGACCGAAGATGGGTCAAGTTGTCCGGATGTTGGAATCAGATGATCCAATTCGTCGAGGG GACAGAAGATCTAAGCACCACCGTGGAGGGAGCACAGAAATGGATTCGCAAAGGGACAACAACTCCGACACGGAGAAGAGTGATAATCCAGATTCCAAACCAAGCAGGAGCACAGCATCATCGTCAAAATGA
- the LOC120672286 gene encoding probable receptor-like protein kinase At5g18500 isoform X2: protein MTIQDKSSDRDSDKVMAHLGVSKSRRGDESHSGSFRYMDKDAGFQSAEEGGSGTFRQASAHAITAPSPLVGLPEFSYLGWGHWFTLRDLELATNRFSKDNIIGEGGYGVVYRGQLINGSPVAVKKLLNNLGQAEKEFRVEVEAIGHVRHKNLVRLLGYCVEGTQRMLVYEYVNNGNLEQWLHGAMSQRGSLTWEARIKILLGTAKALAYLHEAIEPKVVHRDIKSSNILIDDEFESKVSDFGLAKLLGAGKSHVTTRVMGTFGYVAPEYANTGLLNEKSDIYSFGVVLLEAITGRDPVDYGRPANEVNLVDWLKMMVASRRSEEVVDPTIETRPSTRALKRALLTALRCVDPDSEKRPKMGQVVRMLESDDPIRRGDRRSKHHRGGSTEMDSQRDNNSDTEKSDNPDSKPSRSTASSSK from the exons ATGACGATCCAAGACAAGTCTAGCGACCGGGATTCAGACAAGGTCATGGCCCATCTGGGTGTTAGCAAATCGAGGCGTGGTGATGAGAGCCACTCAGGGTCGTTCCGCTACATGGACAAGGATGCAGGATTCCAATCAGCCGAGGAAGGGGGCTCAGGGACGTTCCGTCAGGCTTCAGCTCATGCAATAACTGCCCCTTCACCTCTGGTTGGTCTGCCAGAGTTCTCATACCTTGGTTGGGGTCATTGGTTCACACTGAGGGATCTGGAACTTGCTACCAATCGCTTTTCAAAGGACAACATTATCGGCGAGGGTGGATATGGTGTAGTTTATCGTGGCCAGCTAATCAATGGTTCTCCTGTCGCTGTCAAAAAGCTTCTCAATAACCT AGGTCAAGCTgagaaggaattcagagtagaAGTTGAGGCTATTGGTCATGTTCGCCACAAGAATTTGGTCCGGCTTCTGGGTTATTGTGTGGAGGGTACTCAAAG GATGCTTGTCTATGAGTATGTGAACAATGGTAACCTAGAGCAATGGCTTCATGGAGCTATGAGTCAGCGTGGCTCCCTTACATGGGAGGCCCGAATAAAGATTCTTCTTGGAACAGCTAAAGC GCTTGCGTACTTGCACGAGGCGATTGAACCTAAAGTTGTGCACCGCGATATCAAATCCAGCAATATTTTGATTGATGATGAGTTTGAGTCCAAAGTATCAGATTTTGGTTTAGCCAAGCTTCTCGGTGCTGGAAAGAGTCATGTCACCACTAGGGTTATGGGAACCTTTGG GTACGTGGCGCCAGAGTATGCAAATACTGGACTCCTGAACGAGAAGAGTGACATTTACAGCTTCGGAGTTGTTCTCCTAGAAGCGATTACAGGAAGGGATCCTGTTGACTATGGTCGCCCAGCAAATGAG GTGAATCTGGTTGACTGGCTGAAAATGATGGTTGCTAGCAGGCGGTCAGAGGAGGTAGTTGATCCCACCATAGAGACACGGCCTTCGACGAGAGCTCTCAAACGTGCACTGTTGACTGCTCTGAGGTGTGTGGATCCAGATTCAGAGAAGAGACCGAAGATGGGTCAAGTTGTCCGGATGTTGGAATCAGATGATCCAATTCGTCGAGGG GACAGAAGATCTAAGCACCACCGTGGAGGGAGCACAGAAATGGATTCGCAAAGGGACAACAACTCCGACACGGAGAAGAGTGATAATCCAGATTCCAAACCAAGCAGGAGCACAGCATCATCGTCAAAATGA
- the LOC120672287 gene encoding pto-interacting protein 1-like, with product MGCFSCCSVADDDAGRRKKDDDYIPLPAQVSNNGPSRPPAPAHVTPTGRAQPIAVPAIPLEEMKEITKNFSNDALIGEGSYARVYFGVLKDGTKSAVKKLDSSKQPDQEFLVQVSAVSRLKHENVLQLVGFCAEGNIRVLAYEYATRGSLHDILHGKKGVKGAQPGPPLSWMQRVRIAVSAARGLEFLHEKAEPRVVHRDIKSSNILLFDNDVAKIGDFDVSNQSPDMAARLHSTRVLGTFGYHAPEYAMTGQLSTKSDVYSFGVVLLELLTGRKPVDHTLPRGQQSLVTWATPRLSEDKVRQCVDPRLDGEYPPKAVAKMAAVAALCVQYEGDFRPNMSIVVKALSPLLHSRSGNRPSVSSASASTVAERSGL from the exons ATGGGATGCTTTTCATGCTGCTCCGTGGCTGACGATGATGCTGGCAGGAGGAAGAAAGACGATGACTATATCCCTCTCCCTGCTCAAG TCAGTAACAATGGACCTAGCCGGCCCCCAGCCCCAGCCCATGTCACCCCCACAGGAAGAGCTCAGCCAATTGCAGTGCCGGCCATTCCCCTGGAAGAGATGAAGGAAATCACAAAGAACTTTAGCAATGATGCTCTTATCGGAGAGGGCTCGTATGCCAGAGTCTACTTTGGTGTGCTTAAAGATGGCACAAAATCTGCGGTGAAAAAGCTTGACTCCAGCAAACAGCCTGATCAAGAATTCCTTGTGCAG GTTTCAGCCGTCTCAAGACTGAAGCATGAGAATGTTCTTCAACTTGTCGGATTCTGCGCTGAAGGAAACATCCGAGTTCTTGCTTATGAGTATGCGACAAGGGGCTCATTGCATGATATTCTCCATG GGAAAAAGGGTGTCAAGGGAGCCCAGCCAGGGCCACCCCTGTCATGGATGCAGCGGGTGAGGATTGCTGTAAGTGCCGCTCGAGGGCTGGAGTTCCTCCATGAGAAGGCGGAGCCACGTGTGGTCCACCGCGACATCAAGTCCAGCAACATACTGCTCTTCGACAATGATGTCGCCAAGATCGGAGACTTTGATGTCTCCAACCAGTCCCCTGACATGGCCGCGCGCCTTCACTCCACTCGTGTTCTTGGCACATTTGGTTACCATGCACCGGAGTACGCCATGACTGGACAGCTTAGCACGAAGAGTGACGTCTACAGTTTTGGGGTTGTGCTTCTAGAGCTTTTAACTGGTCGCAAGCCAGTCGATCATACGCTGCCACGCGGCCAGCAGAGCCTTGTGACATGG GCTACACCAAGGCTTAGTGAAGACAAGGTGAGGCAATGCGTTGATCCAAGGCTTGATGGAGAATACCCTCCAAAGGCTGTTGCCaag ATGGCCGCTGTGGCCGCCCTGTGCGTGCAGTACGAGGGCGACTTCCGCCCCAACATGAGCATCGTCGTCAAGGCCCTGAGCCCCTTGCTGCACAGCCGGTCAGGCAACCGCCCCTCCGTCTCctcggcctccgcctccaccgttGCAGAGCGTTCTGGACTGTGA
- the LOC120673202 gene encoding CRS2-associated factor 2, chloroplastic-like, translated as MPPPPPQRPAPSRAGRANLFSAPPSPLSNRRYPQHRSLPLPPLPPRRRHPRNPAEQRSQEQQEPADGGPRETTSNDSPAFRTAHLLTAYRKPVPPVAAAGDGEALLAADPADAASGRAVVVGPSGLSFRLPGAPFDFQFSYSEAPRAPPLAIREPAFLPFAPPTMPRPWTGKAPLLTKEEKARRRGVRLHTPLGQEPPQTVSPHGIMMEVRGRRQRDLARVSPGDGRTRDEVLGEPLTPAEVRELVKPHISHNRQLNIGRDGLTHNMLEMIHCHWRRQEICKVRCRGVPTVDMNNLCYHLEEKSGGKVIHRVGGVVFLYRGRHYDPRTRPRYPLMLWKPATPVYPKLIKEVPEGLTKEEADEVRRKGRDLPPICKLAKNGIYITLVKDVRDAFEGHDLVKIDCEGLNPSDYKKIGAKLRDLVPCVLLSFDNEQILMYRGKEWKSRYSKPLTLIPKVPKNYLTVSSDVSGSDADEATDVSAQVTVREAVRPKMFKLWKSAVDSSLALLLDDAEANDLTPDSLLTRVEEFSITSQAVEHSFPALVVTNHEVDTECLSAEYMNDESETSIAAGNQEDHLDQSPDLSNDEHFELDMLERLESSSPLGSLPIDTMIEQLNSE; from the exons atgccgccaccgccgccgcagcggccggctccctcccgcgccggccgcgcgaACCTCTTCTCCGCCCCGCCGTCTCCCCTCTCCAATCGCCGCTACCCGCAGCACCGgtccctccccctcccgccACTCCCCCCTCGTCGCCGCCACCCCAGGAACCCCGCCGAGCAGCGTTCCCAAGAACAACAGGAACCAGCAGACGGCGGTCCGAGAGAGACCACCAGCAACGACAGCCCCGCCTTCCGCACGGCCCACCTCCTCACCGCGTACCGCAAGCCCGTGCCCCCggtcgcggccgccggcgatggcgaggccctcctcgccgccgacccgGCCGACGCCGCCTCGGGCCGCGCCGTCGTCGTGGGGCCCTCGGGCCTCTCCTTCCGCCTCCCCGGCGCGCCGTTCGACTTCCAGTTCAGCTACTCCGAggcgccccgcgcgccgccgctcgccatccgGGAGCCCGCGTTCCTGCCCTTCGCGCCGCCGACCATGCCGCGGCCCTGGACGGGCAAGGCGCCGCTGCTCAccaaggaggagaaggcgcgccGCCGGGGCGTGCGGCTGCACACGCCACTCGGGCAGGAGCCGCCGCAGACCGTGAGCCCGCACGGGATCATGATGGAGGTCAGGGGGAGGAGGCAGAGGGACCTGGCCAGGGTGAGCCCCGGCGACGGCAGGACCAGGGACGAGGTGCTCGGCGAGCCGCTCACTCCCGCCGAGGTGCGCGAGCTCGTCAAGCCTCACATCTCGCACAACCGACAGCTCAATATTG GAAGAGATGGCTTGACTCACAATATGTTGGAAATGATACATTGTCATTGGAGGCGGCAGGAAATCTGTAAAGTTAGATGCCGAGGCGTTCCAACTGTTGATATGAACAATCTCTGTTATCATCTTGAG GAGAAGTCAGGTGGAAAGGTTATTCACAGAGTAGGTGGCGTTGTTTTTCTATATCGAGGAAGACATTATGACCCACGGACTCGTCCTCGCTATCCCCTAATGCTCTGGAAACCTGCTACTCCTGTATATCCAAAACTCATCAAGGAAGTCCCAGAAGGGCTTACAAAAGAAGAAGCAGATGAAGTGAGAAGAAAAGGGCGCGATCTGCCGCCAATTTGTAAATTAG caaagaatgGAATATATATCACTCTTGTCAAGGATGTGCGAGATGCCTTTGAAGGACATGACCTGGTGAAGATTGATTGTGAGGGTTTGAATCCAAGTGACTACAAAAAGATAGGGGCAAAACTAAGG GATCTTGTTCCTTGTGTTCTTTTATCATTTGATAATGAACAGATATTAATGTACAGAGGCAAAGAATGGAAATCAAGATACTCGAAGCCTCTGACTCTCATTCCAAAAGTTCCAAAGAATTATCTGACAGTGTCATCTGATGTGAGTGGTTCAG ATGCCGATGAAGCCACCGATGTGAGCGCTCAAGTCACGGTAAGAGAAGCAGTAAGGCCCAAAATGTTTAAATTGTGGAAGAGTGCAGTGGACTCGTCTCTGGCATTGCTGCTGGATGATGCTGAAGCAAACGATCTCACACCCGATTCACTCCTGACGAGGGTTGAGGAGTTCAGCATCACATCTCAGGCAGTGGAGCACTCATTTCCAGCTCTGGTTGTGACCAATCACGAGGTGGACACCGAATGTCTAAGTGCCGAGTACATGAACGATGAGTCTGAAACGAGCATTGCTGCCGGAAACCAAGAGGACCATCTTGATCAATCACCTGATCTCAGCAACGACGAACACTTTGAACTTGACATGCTCGAGCGCCTGGAGTCATCGTCGCCATTAGGATCGCTGCCGATCGACACTATGATAGAGCAGCTGAACAGTGAGTGA